The following DNA comes from Nitrospirota bacterium.
CTGCACTTCGGCGCACCCGCCGAGCGTTGTAACGAAAGCCAGTATGCCCATAACGGCAGTTCCCCAGAATCCCTTGGCCCACCCACGCATCATGAAAATGCGGGTGGCGCCGACCTGGGCGCCCATCCGCCCGGAGCGGGGCCCCCACACCGGGCGGGGTGCGAGGACGGATGGCGGGTACCCACGCGAGTGGGTGGTGAACCGGGTGCCCTTTGGGCGGCGAGCGGGCGACAGGACCTGCATTTTCAGAACAGAGATCTTATTTCGCATACTCGCCGAGCCCTCCTTCCTTCAGAAATTCTTCGACCTCCTGATCCGGAATCTGATACGCGGTCATGCGATCGACCGTGTCGCGGTCTTTTGGGGAAATCCCCGCGCGATCGGCGTAGCCTTCGGAGACCTTGTCCAATCCGCGTGCGCCGGCCGACGCGGTCACCGCCGACGTCTCGCTCCCGCGCATGCTGCGCCCGAGCTGCGCCAGCCCGCTGTCGCCGCCGCTGGGCTTGGTCTTGCTGGTCTTGCCGGCGTAGA
Coding sequences within:
- a CDS encoding SH3 domain-containing protein → MTRRRGWTLQGLIVGAALVCVTAAFAETVYVQARTAQLRSGKTSLDQVVANLRYGDQLEVVKKEGSWLQVKTESGAQGWIYAGKTSKTKPSGGDSGLAQLGRSMRGSETSAVTASAGARGLDKVSEGYADRAGISPKDRDTVDRMTAYQIPDQEVEEFLKEGGLGEYAK